In Dehalobacter sp. 12DCB1, the following are encoded in one genomic region:
- a CDS encoding TfoX/Sxy family DNA transformation protein, with product MMHAIMARRETGKTLYAISCKNRALLAQEKKLLVLKVERQLNEVGISTINQLLETGSKKAWLKIRSCQRRIKGVVKYGIGYYSYNRCTCRYNPWDNEETQDFGNSISNCTDYHCNNNVIFLHEPLLKFR from the coding sequence ATGATGCATGCGATCATGGCGCGGCGGGAAACCGGCAAAACATTATATGCTATATCGTGCAAAAACCGCGCCCTCCTGGCGCAGGAAAAGAAATTGTTGGTTCTTAAAGTTGAACGACAATTGAATGAAGTTGGCATAAGCACAATTAATCAATTGCTTGAGACTGGTAGTAAGAAAGCTTGGCTGAAAATCAGAAGTTGTCAAAGGCGAATTAAAGGAGTGGTAAAGTATGGCATTGGCTATTATTCTTATAATCGCTGCACTTGTAGGTATAATCCATGGGATAATGAAGAAACGCAGGACTTTGGTAATAGTATCAGTAATTGTACTGATTATCATTGCAACAACAATGTTATATTTCTACATGAACCCTTATTAAAGTTTAGATAA